A stretch of the Ensifer sp. PDNC004 genome encodes the following:
- a CDS encoding ATP-dependent RecD-like DNA helicase — protein MQFAPQQDEALKAVSQWLKEGRSPLFRLFGYAGTGKTTLARHFAEHVDGDVLFAAFTGKAAQVLRSKGASNAKTIHSLIYRPRGEEEVSDEETGKTSIAPMFAINRQSPVAKAALIIVDECSMVDEALGKDLMSFGTPILVLGDPGQLPPVTGGGFFTNQEPDYLLTDIHRQARDNPIIQLAMQVREGKEIMHGDYGTTQVIGRGQVNQELVLEADQVLVGTNKTRRRYNQRLRELKGFTSDYPQSGDKLVCLRNDPAKGLLNGSLWQVMSSSKETVKPGINLMIRPEDDDMDRGAAKIKLLKAAFEDVEGEIPWTTRKRYDEFDYGYALTVHKAQGSQWNNVVLFDESWAFRDTRERWLYTAITRAAERLTIVR, from the coding sequence ATGCAATTCGCACCGCAACAGGACGAGGCCCTGAAGGCCGTTTCGCAATGGCTGAAAGAGGGCCGCTCGCCGCTCTTCCGGCTGTTCGGCTATGCCGGTACCGGCAAGACGACGCTGGCCCGGCACTTTGCCGAGCATGTCGATGGCGACGTGCTGTTTGCCGCCTTTACCGGCAAGGCCGCGCAGGTGCTGCGCTCCAAGGGTGCGAGCAACGCCAAGACGATCCACTCGCTGATCTACCGGCCGCGCGGCGAAGAAGAGGTTTCCGACGAGGAAACCGGCAAGACCTCGATCGCGCCGATGTTTGCGATCAACCGCCAGAGCCCGGTCGCCAAGGCGGCGCTGATCATCGTCGACGAATGCTCGATGGTGGACGAGGCGCTCGGCAAGGACCTGATGAGCTTCGGCACGCCGATCCTGGTGCTCGGCGACCCCGGCCAGTTGCCGCCAGTTACGGGCGGCGGCTTCTTCACCAACCAGGAGCCGGATTACCTGCTGACGGACATTCACCGCCAGGCGCGCGACAACCCGATCATCCAGCTGGCGATGCAGGTGCGCGAAGGCAAGGAAATCATGCACGGGGACTACGGCACCACGCAGGTGATCGGTCGCGGCCAGGTCAACCAGGAACTGGTGCTCGAAGCCGACCAGGTGCTGGTCGGCACCAACAAGACCCGCCGGCGCTACAACCAGCGCCTTCGCGAGCTGAAGGGGTTCACCAGCGACTACCCGCAATCCGGCGACAAGCTCGTCTGCCTCAGGAACGATCCGGCCAAGGGCCTGCTCAACGGCTCGCTCTGGCAGGTGATGAGCTCGTCGAAGGAGACGGTAAAGCCTGGCATCAACCTGATGATCCGGCCGGAAGACGACGACATGGACCGGGGTGCTGCCAAGATCAAGCTCCTGAAGGCGGCCTTCGAGGATGTCGAGGGCGAGATCCCCTGGACGACGCGCAAGCGCTACGACGAGTTCGACTACGGTTATGCGCTGACGGTGCACAAGGCGCAGGGCTCGCAGTGGAACAATGTCGTGCTCTTCGACGAGAGCTGGGCGTTTCGCGATACCCGCGAACGCTGGCTCTATACCGCCATCACGCGGGCGGCAGAGCGACTGACGATCGTTCGCTAG
- a CDS encoding glyoxalase superfamily protein — MLRTAGIKSMAKALRQALSDRKMDLSHSDCLELIAKQFGVKDWNALSAAVGQDAGDKPLLFSAEGNEIKLHRTTQRLDVNDTDLAGSRFNDANLSATSFNQINFSGAKFNDSNMTGWYVNDVNLSGAQFQNINLSGAAFSNCRIAGVTLDGVPLEEIVEAYRKSQVI; from the coding sequence ATGCTTAGAACCGCTGGTATCAAAAGCATGGCGAAAGCCCTGCGACAGGCGCTCAGTGATCGCAAGATGGACCTGTCGCACAGCGACTGCCTGGAATTGATTGCAAAGCAATTTGGGGTGAAAGATTGGAACGCGCTTTCCGCAGCGGTCGGCCAGGATGCGGGCGACAAGCCGCTTCTTTTCTCGGCCGAGGGCAATGAGATAAAGCTTCATCGCACGACACAAAGGCTGGATGTCAACGACACCGATCTGGCGGGATCACGTTTCAACGACGCCAATCTGTCGGCAACATCGTTCAATCAGATCAATTTTTCCGGCGCCAAGTTCAACGACAGCAACATGACGGGCTGGTACGTCAACGACGTTAATCTGTCCGGAGCGCAATTCCAGAATATCAATCTCTCCGGGGCGGCCTTTTCCAACTGCCGCATCGCCGGCGTTACGCTCGACGGGGTGCCGCTCGAAGAGATTGTCGAGGCCTATCGAAAATCGCAGGTGATCTGA
- a CDS encoding MnmC family methyltransferase, giving the protein MLPWIELDRATIPGDGDELRLKQRGQEFSIMLGSNELMNSRLSGSEEALATLAHERIAGRKNLSMLIGGLGMGFTLRAALGVLPDDARVTVAELVPAVVDWARGPMADLHKGTLDDPRVDIHVGDVGALIRSKKAAYDAILLDVDNGPDGLTRPSNDSLYSHTGLRAAQAALRPGGVLSVWSSAPDSAFTRRLREVGFATDEVNVRANGKRGGARHMIWMATKR; this is encoded by the coding sequence ATGCTTCCCTGGATAGAGCTGGACCGCGCAACCATTCCCGGCGACGGCGACGAGCTGCGCCTGAAGCAGCGCGGGCAGGAATTCTCGATCATGCTCGGCTCGAACGAGCTGATGAACAGCCGGCTGAGCGGCTCGGAAGAAGCACTGGCGACACTCGCCCATGAGCGCATCGCCGGCCGGAAAAACCTGAGCATGCTGATCGGCGGCCTTGGCATGGGCTTCACACTGCGCGCGGCCCTCGGCGTGCTGCCGGACGATGCCCGCGTGACCGTCGCCGAACTGGTTCCGGCCGTCGTCGACTGGGCGCGCGGCCCCATGGCCGATCTGCACAAGGGCACGCTCGACGATCCCCGCGTCGACATCCATGTCGGCGATGTCGGCGCTCTGATCCGCTCGAAGAAGGCCGCCTATGACGCCATCCTGCTCGATGTCGACAATGGCCCTGATGGCCTGACGCGCCCTTCCAACGACAGCCTCTACAGCCACACCGGCCTTCGCGCCGCGCAAGCCGCCCTTCGGCCCGGCGGCGTGCTTTCGGTCTGGTCGTCTGCCCCCGACAGCGCCTTCACCCGTCGCCTGCGCGAAGTCGGCTTTGCCACCGACGAGGTGAACGTGCGCGCCAACGGCAAACGCGGCGGCGCCCGCCACATGATTTGGATGGCGACGAAGCGCTAG
- a CDS encoding MerR family transcriptional regulator: protein MPRDHWKFEGVLAAPDRVGFLPDLPLPHHDPTTPLAIADMADAFGVTHRTLHFYEEKGLLTAARMGPMRVYNEDHIRRMAVINACREIDMPISTILELLTALAGTEEQAEADKLFRDALLARRRELAAQQANLRRQMQRITELLETTDGGEATDEDGHVHLSPIESECLTFMADGYPAARIAGLMDMDVAAALTLEAGIIRKFGANNRFQAIAKAVLSGMISAE from the coding sequence ATGCCGCGAGACCACTGGAAATTCGAGGGCGTACTGGCCGCGCCCGATCGTGTCGGCTTTCTGCCGGACCTGCCGCTTCCCCACCATGACCCCACCACGCCGCTGGCGATCGCCGACATGGCCGACGCTTTCGGCGTCACCCATCGCACGCTGCATTTCTACGAGGAAAAGGGGCTCCTGACCGCCGCCCGCATGGGACCGATGCGGGTCTACAACGAAGATCACATTCGCCGCATGGCGGTCATCAATGCCTGCCGCGAGATCGACATGCCAATCTCGACCATCCTGGAACTGTTGACTGCCCTTGCGGGCACCGAGGAACAGGCCGAAGCGGACAAGCTGTTTCGCGACGCCCTGCTTGCCCGAAGGCGCGAACTCGCCGCCCAGCAGGCCAACCTGCGCCGGCAGATGCAGCGCATCACCGAACTGCTCGAAACCACCGACGGAGGTGAAGCCACCGACGAGGACGGCCATGTCCACCTCTCGCCGATCGAAAGCGAATGCCTGACCTTCATGGCCGACGGCTATCCGGCGGCGCGCATCGCTGGGCTGATGGACATGGACGTAGCGGCAGCGCTCACCCTCGAGGCCGGAATCATCCGCAAGTTCGGCGCCAACAACCGCTTCCAGGCGATCGCCAAGGCGGTGCTTTCAGGCATGATCTCGGCGGAATAG
- a CDS encoding pyridoxine 5'-phosphate synthase, which translates to MPAKLSVNLNAVAMLRNRRDLPWPSVTALGRIALEAGAAGLTVHPRPDQRHVRFSDLQPIRDLIDGAFPATEFNMEGYPNEEFLGLVEAHRPEQVTLVPDDPAQATSDHGWDFRKNHNLLGNVVGRLKKKGFRVSLFAGGDEDMEALRIARETGADRIELYTGPYGGCYDDPEKAEKIAGELGRTAAMAVELGLDVNAGHDLTVANLPLLAKHIPNLAEVSIGHGLTADALEYGMAETVRRFRRACGQEV; encoded by the coding sequence ATGCCTGCAAAACTGTCCGTGAATCTGAATGCCGTCGCAATGCTTCGCAACCGGCGCGATCTGCCCTGGCCGTCCGTCACCGCGCTCGGGCGCATCGCGCTCGAAGCCGGCGCCGCCGGTCTGACGGTGCATCCCCGGCCGGATCAGCGCCATGTCCGCTTTTCCGACCTGCAGCCGATCCGCGACCTGATCGACGGTGCATTCCCGGCGACGGAATTCAACATGGAAGGCTACCCGAACGAGGAGTTCCTCGGTCTCGTCGAAGCGCACCGGCCGGAGCAGGTGACGCTGGTGCCGGACGATCCGGCGCAGGCGACCTCCGACCACGGCTGGGATTTCCGCAAAAACCACAATCTGCTCGGCAATGTCGTCGGCCGGCTGAAGAAGAAGGGCTTTCGTGTCTCGCTGTTTGCCGGTGGCGACGAGGACATGGAAGCGCTGCGCATCGCCAGAGAAACGGGTGCGGACCGCATCGAGCTCTACACTGGCCCCTATGGCGGCTGCTATGACGATCCGGAGAAAGCCGAGAAGATCGCCGGCGAACTCGGCCGTACGGCGGCGATGGCGGTCGAGCTCGGTCTCGACGTCAATGCCGGCCACGACCTGACGGTCGCCAACCTGCCGCTGCTTGCAAAGCACATTCCGAACCTTGCCGAAGTCTCGATCGGCCACGGCCTGACCGCCGATGCGCTGGAATACGGCATGGCCGAGACCGTGCGCCGCTTCCGCCGCGCCTGCGGCCAGGAGGTCTGA
- a CDS encoding histidine phosphatase family protein, translating to MKELFVVTHTQSVHHVEGRVGGWYDTGLTERGRQDAEATAERLATLVGGRQVEIFSSDLLRTAETAAAIAARLAAPVTETAALREISYGVAGGKPQAWLDARYTAAPDDERLDYDCGIEGAETRRDVALRVYPCVEAIVARSCPTQIIVTHGFTLTLVMAAWMKVPIEAAGFLSFPAKSGSITHLREDDFFRNRAVVSLADAAHLRLQAEGGSIVASH from the coding sequence ATGAAGGAACTCTTCGTCGTCACCCACACGCAGTCCGTCCACCACGTCGAGGGCAGGGTGGGCGGGTGGTACGACACCGGCCTGACCGAGCGCGGCCGGCAGGATGCTGAGGCCACGGCCGAGCGTCTCGCGACCCTTGTCGGCGGGAGGCAGGTCGAGATCTTCAGCTCCGACCTCTTGCGCACTGCCGAAACGGCGGCGGCGATCGCCGCACGCCTTGCCGCGCCCGTGACGGAAACCGCCGCCCTTCGCGAAATCAGCTATGGCGTGGCCGGCGGCAAACCGCAGGCCTGGCTCGATGCGCGCTATACCGCGGCGCCTGACGACGAGAGGCTGGATTATGATTGCGGCATCGAGGGTGCGGAAACTCGCCGCGACGTGGCGCTACGGGTCTACCCTTGCGTCGAAGCGATTGTGGCGAGGTCTTGCCCAACGCAGATCATCGTCACCCACGGCTTCACGCTGACGCTGGTGATGGCCGCCTGGATGAAGGTTCCGATCGAGGCCGCCGGTTTCTTGAGCTTCCCGGCGAAATCCGGAAGCATCACCCACCTGCGCGAGGACGATTTTTTCAGGAACCGAGCCGTCGTCAGCCTGGCGGATGCCGCGCATCTGCGGCTTCAGGCCGAAGGCGGTAGTATCGTTGCAAGCCATTGA
- a CDS encoding class I SAM-dependent methyltransferase has translation MTSLTTGNAKQYGNSQNLAARARLASQYTVSDRPWFPWIASHLPLKAGDRIVDVGCGPAWFWEAVTDAVPRDLDLTLTDLSQGMVDEAMKRCAPLPFGSVNGGVADAAALPFEDERFDGVVAMHMLYHVADPVAAVADMFRILKPGGFLAVTTNGTNNMRRLYELTTTFGGTPYDPAAAAFGFTHAEALLQERFGNVNCYIHPAHMEVTDPNDVYLALTSFPPGDQAADDQLSTFKEAIHSAFAEGGGVLKVQKESGLFLAVKD, from the coding sequence GTGACGTCACTGACAACGGGCAATGCAAAACAGTACGGCAACAGCCAAAACCTCGCAGCACGAGCGCGTCTTGCATCCCAGTACACCGTATCTGATCGCCCATGGTTCCCGTGGATCGCAAGCCACCTTCCCTTGAAGGCCGGCGACAGGATCGTGGATGTCGGTTGCGGTCCAGCATGGTTTTGGGAGGCGGTGACGGACGCCGTCCCTCGCGATCTCGATCTCACCCTGACGGATCTATCTCAAGGCATGGTCGATGAAGCCATGAAACGCTGTGCGCCGTTGCCGTTCGGGTCGGTGAATGGCGGGGTGGCGGATGCGGCGGCGTTGCCGTTCGAGGATGAGCGTTTCGATGGCGTTGTCGCCATGCACATGCTCTATCACGTGGCCGATCCCGTGGCGGCGGTCGCCGACATGTTTCGCATTCTGAAGCCCGGAGGTTTCCTGGCGGTCACGACCAACGGCACGAACAATATGCGCCGCCTCTACGAATTGACGACGACGTTCGGCGGAACACCTTATGATCCGGCCGCTGCCGCCTTCGGGTTCACGCACGCCGAGGCGCTGCTTCAGGAGCGGTTTGGAAATGTTAACTGCTACATTCATCCCGCCCATATGGAAGTGACCGATCCGAACGACGTGTACCTGGCCTTGACCTCCTTTCCCCCTGGAGACCAAGCCGCAGACGATCAACTTTCTACCTTCAAGGAAGCGATCCACTCTGCCTTCGCCGAAGGCGGCGGCGTATTGAAAGTGCAGAAGGAAAGCGGCCTGTTTCTTGCCGTCAAAGACTAG
- a CDS encoding multidrug effflux MFS transporter, protein MTSPTSFRERIVLYALLTSLTSISIDALLPGLRQIGADVGVAPPLSTQHVISLFILGMAFGELLLGPLSDAMGRKRALVLGLGVYALGTVIAMVAGSLEMVILGRFLQGVGVSGPKIATRAMIRDQFEGDAMARVMSFMFTLFILVPMLAPTLAQGIITVAGWRSIFAVYLAAAGVLGLWLVMRQPETLPADKRIPFRPRLLVSNGRRILSHRRVALLIVATGLVFGAQLLYLSTAADLFFDAYGIGETFPLYFAMLATGIGLASFLNAKLVQRFGAEAMARRGFVGLAASGLAMLVASLYWGGRPPLAVLLMLGFAAFFAVGVLFGNLNAMAMRSLGQVAGLGASLIASGSSLVATVFSIAVGAFYDGTTLNLAAGFFLAGVGALVLAELALRADASPVEANR, encoded by the coding sequence ATGACATCTCCCACCAGTTTTCGCGAGCGCATCGTTCTCTATGCGCTTTTGACATCGCTGACCTCGATCAGCATCGACGCGCTGTTGCCGGGGCTGCGCCAGATCGGCGCCGATGTCGGCGTCGCGCCGCCGCTTTCCACCCAGCATGTGATTTCACTGTTCATCCTCGGCATGGCGTTCGGCGAGCTTTTGCTCGGGCCGCTTTCCGATGCAATGGGGCGGAAGAGGGCGCTGGTCCTGGGTCTTGGCGTCTATGCGCTCGGAACGGTCATCGCCATGGTGGCGGGCTCGCTCGAAATGGTCATCCTCGGCCGGTTTCTTCAGGGTGTCGGCGTCTCCGGGCCGAAGATCGCGACGAGGGCGATGATCCGCGACCAGTTCGAGGGTGACGCCATGGCCCGCGTCATGTCGTTCATGTTCACGCTGTTCATTCTCGTGCCGATGCTGGCGCCGACACTGGCGCAGGGGATCATCACTGTGGCCGGCTGGCGCAGCATCTTTGCCGTCTATCTCGCGGCGGCGGGCGTTCTCGGCCTCTGGCTGGTGATGCGGCAGCCGGAAACATTGCCGGCCGACAAACGCATTCCCTTTCGCCCGCGGCTTCTCGTGTCGAACGGGCGGCGCATCCTGTCGCATCGGCGGGTAGCCTTGCTGATCGTTGCGACCGGGCTCGTCTTCGGCGCGCAGCTTCTCTATCTGAGCACGGCGGCCGACCTCTTCTTCGACGCCTACGGGATCGGCGAGACCTTTCCGCTCTATTTTGCCATGTTGGCGACGGGCATCGGGCTGGCCTCGTTCCTTAATGCCAAGCTCGTGCAGCGCTTCGGCGCGGAGGCGATGGCGCGCCGGGGCTTCGTCGGCCTGGCCGCTTCCGGCCTGGCGATGCTCGTGGCCTCGCTCTACTGGGGCGGGCGGCCGCCGCTTGCGGTGCTGCTGATGCTCGGCTTTGCCGCCTTCTTTGCGGTCGGCGTGCTGTTCGGCAATCTCAACGCCATGGCCATGCGTTCCCTGGGGCAGGTGGCAGGTCTCGGCGCGTCGCTGATCGCCTCCGGCTCCAGCCTTGTTGCGACGGTGTTTTCGATCGCGGTGGGGGCCTTCTACGATGGCACGACGCTCAACCTTGCGGCCGGCTTCTTTCTCGCCGGCGTCGGCGCGCTCGTTCTGGCCGAGCTGGCGCTAAGGGCCGATGCTTCGCCGGTGGAGGCCAACCGCTAG
- a CDS encoding VOC family protein: MSVYLTVGALDSARSNAFYDAALATIGWKTHTEFPDWRAYSEGGTGNGPVLWVCKPFNNEPASAGNGSMVGFMVQSRQDVDAFYQAGMANGGTDEGAPNPRPHYGPHWYAAYMRDPAGNKISVVYNG, encoded by the coding sequence ATGAGCGTTTATCTGACCGTCGGTGCTTTGGATTCCGCCAGATCCAATGCCTTCTACGATGCCGCCTTGGCGACGATCGGCTGGAAGACGCACACGGAATTTCCGGACTGGCGCGCCTATTCCGAAGGCGGAACTGGCAATGGTCCCGTGCTGTGGGTCTGCAAGCCCTTCAACAACGAGCCGGCAAGCGCTGGAAATGGCTCGATGGTCGGCTTCATGGTCCAGTCCCGTCAGGACGTCGATGCCTTCTACCAAGCGGGCATGGCCAATGGCGGAACGGATGAGGGCGCCCCCAATCCGCGTCCGCATTATGGGCCGCACTGGTACGCCGCCTACATGCGCGATCCCGCCGGAAACAAGATTTCCGTCGTCTATAACGGTTAG
- a CDS encoding NmrA family NAD(P)-binding protein, whose product MSDTLLVTGATGQLGKLVLDQLLASGVAPSRIIATSRDTAKLADYIARGVQARVADFDDPASLDQAFAGADRILIISTDALDQPGKRLKQHLAAVAAAKKAGAKHIVYTSMPSPETSVIPFAPDHLGTENAIKATGIPYTILRNGWYMENLFMALPHALETGQWYSSSGEGRLAHIARADAAKAAAAALASSTGESHTYTLTGGELRSTDEIAALVAKATGKPLNVVHISDEALAGGLKSAGLPDFLIPIVVSFDANTRGGHIDMVTRDVTALTGATPVTLATFLEASKARLAG is encoded by the coding sequence ATGTCCGATACATTGCTCGTCACCGGCGCAACCGGCCAACTCGGCAAGCTTGTGCTCGACCAGCTTCTGGCGTCCGGCGTCGCACCGAGCCGGATCATCGCCACCAGCCGCGACACGGCCAAGCTCGCCGATTACATCGCCAGGGGCGTCCAGGCCCGCGTCGCCGATTTCGACGATCCCGCTTCGCTCGACCAGGCCTTCGCCGGCGCCGACCGCATCCTGATCATCTCGACCGACGCGCTGGATCAGCCGGGCAAGCGACTGAAGCAGCATCTTGCTGCCGTCGCCGCCGCGAAGAAGGCCGGCGCCAAGCACATCGTCTACACCTCGATGCCGAGCCCGGAGACCTCGGTCATTCCCTTCGCACCCGATCATCTCGGCACCGAAAACGCCATCAAGGCGACCGGCATTCCCTACACCATCCTGCGCAACGGCTGGTACATGGAGAACCTGTTCATGGCGCTGCCCCATGCGCTTGAGACCGGGCAATGGTATTCCTCGTCGGGCGAAGGCCGCCTCGCCCACATCGCCCGCGCCGATGCCGCCAAGGCTGCAGCCGCAGCCCTTGCCTCCTCCACCGGCGAGAGCCACACTTACACGCTGACCGGCGGCGAACTGCGCTCGACGGACGAGATTGCCGCCCTCGTCGCCAAGGCGACCGGCAAGCCGCTCAATGTCGTGCACATCTCCGACGAGGCGCTTGCAGGTGGCCTGAAGAGCGCCGGGCTGCCGGACTTCCTGATCCCGATCGTCGTCTCCTTCGACGCCAACACCCGCGGGGGCCACATCGACATGGTGACGAGAGATGTCACAGCGCTGACCGGCGCAACGCCGGTGACGCTCGCCACCTTCCTCGAAGCGAGCAAAGCGCGACTTGCGGGCTAA
- a CDS encoding helix-turn-helix domain-containing protein: MNKPTGDMKGKRVAIVCGVPMDMENCPVRDVMDNIGGKWNSLMILSLADGPLRFSQLRRLIPDISQRMLTQTLRDLQRDGYIHRTVYPTQPPSVEYALTDLGRSLLGLLKHFVDWSVENHGAIRAAREVYDAEG; encoded by the coding sequence ATGAACAAGCCGACCGGGGACATGAAGGGCAAGCGCGTGGCGATCGTCTGCGGCGTGCCGATGGATATGGAAAACTGCCCGGTCCGCGACGTCATGGACAATATCGGCGGCAAGTGGAATTCGCTGATGATCCTGTCGCTCGCCGACGGCCCCTTGCGCTTCTCACAACTCCGCCGGCTGATCCCCGACATTTCCCAGCGCATGCTGACCCAGACGCTGCGCGACCTGCAGCGCGACGGCTACATCCACCGCACCGTCTACCCGACGCAGCCGCCGAGCGTCGAATATGCGCTGACCGATCTCGGCCGCTCGCTGCTCGGCCTGCTCAAGCATTTCGTCGACTGGTCGGTGGAAAACCACGGCGCCATCCGGGCCGCGCGCGAGGTCTATGACGCGGAGGGGTAG
- a CDS encoding NAD(P)/FAD-dependent oxidoreductase: MKTLHIGIAGAGPAGLAAALMLSRRGHRVDVLERFDVASPVGSGLMLQPTGLTVLNTLGLLDPILALGSRIDRLYGADARSGRTVLDVRYDALAGGRFGLAVQRAALFNTIHDTVAAAGLPVKTGVTLTDVRMAGGKAVLLDAQGHEAGAYDLVIDASGARSALAAGSTAAPKVRELAYGAFWATLDSDGLKHDPHALVQRYDRAKVMIGILPAGRARMGERERVAFFWSLRVADAEAIRQAGLDRWKARILDYWPDCAPLLHQIRDWEQLTLARYAHRTMRPPACGRIAFVGDSAHSTSPQLGQGANMALLDVAALSHALETAGDLDTALASYAAARRNHVALFQLLSLLFTPFYQSDSTALAWLRDRLVATVARTSPMQALLASIVSGTLVDPFRLAGLAECDWQAVGGGADGHGQAAAPAIST, encoded by the coding sequence ATGAAGACACTTCATATCGGCATAGCGGGCGCCGGCCCGGCGGGGCTGGCAGCGGCACTGATGCTGTCGCGGCGCGGCCATCGGGTGGATGTCCTCGAGCGTTTCGACGTGGCGTCGCCTGTCGGTTCCGGGCTGATGCTGCAGCCAACGGGGCTCACGGTCCTGAACACGCTCGGTCTGCTCGATCCTATTCTTGCACTCGGCAGCCGGATCGACCGGCTCTATGGCGCGGATGCCAGATCCGGGCGCACCGTGCTCGACGTGCGCTATGACGCGCTTGCCGGTGGGCGCTTCGGGCTGGCAGTGCAGCGCGCGGCCCTGTTCAATACGATTCACGACACCGTGGCCGCGGCCGGGCTGCCGGTCAAGACGGGTGTCACACTGACCGATGTTCGCATGGCGGGCGGCAAGGCCGTGCTGCTGGATGCGCAGGGGCATGAGGCGGGCGCCTATGATCTGGTGATCGATGCGAGCGGCGCGCGCTCGGCGCTCGCTGCCGGTTCGACCGCCGCGCCCAAGGTGCGCGAGCTTGCCTATGGCGCCTTCTGGGCGACGCTCGACAGCGACGGTCTGAAGCATGATCCACATGCATTGGTGCAGCGCTACGACCGGGCGAAAGTTATGATCGGCATCCTGCCGGCGGGCCGCGCGCGGATGGGCGAGCGAGAGCGCGTCGCCTTCTTCTGGAGCCTCAGGGTAGCGGACGCGGAGGCGATACGGCAGGCCGGGCTCGACCGCTGGAAGGCGCGCATTCTCGACTACTGGCCGGATTGCGCGCCGTTGCTGCATCAGATCAGGGACTGGGAGCAGCTGACGCTCGCGCGCTATGCGCACCGCACGATGCGCCCGCCGGCCTGCGGCCGCATCGCCTTTGTCGGCGACAGCGCCCATTCGACGAGCCCGCAGCTCGGGCAGGGGGCGAACATGGCGCTGCTCGATGTCGCAGCACTTTCGCATGCGCTGGAGACGGCTGGCGATCTCGATACCGCACTTGCCAGCTATGCCGCCGCACGCCGCAACCACGTCGCGCTGTTCCAGCTTCTGTCGCTTCTCTTCACGCCCTTCTACCAGTCGGACTCGACGGCTCTCGCCTGGCTGCGCGACCGGCTGGTGGCCACAGTCGCGCGCACCTCGCCGATGCAGGCGCTGCTCGCCTCGATCGTTTCCGGCACGCTGGTTGATCCGTTCAGGCTGGCGGGACTGGCCGAATGCGACTGGCAGGCGGTGGGGGGCGGCGCGGACGGGCACGGCCAGGCGGCCGCCCCGGCGATTTCCACCTGA
- a CDS encoding glyoxalase/bleomycin resistance/dioxygenase family protein, with protein sequence MTDGVAAILVHVADTQAGLAWYQRAFPDAERRFLAAFDFAYLRIGATDLEIVQADEKVASGAAGSVVYWAVADLDRALAHFAALGALLYRGPLAIQERLWMCQVRDPWGNCIGLRGPRPGEGGIDNDAAP encoded by the coding sequence ATGACGGACGGCGTGGCGGCCATTCTCGTGCATGTGGCCGATACGCAGGCGGGTCTTGCCTGGTATCAGCGCGCATTTCCTGACGCTGAACGCCGGTTTCTTGCCGCCTTTGATTTTGCCTATCTGCGGATCGGCGCGACCGATCTCGAGATCGTCCAGGCCGACGAGAAGGTGGCGAGCGGGGCTGCCGGTTCCGTCGTCTACTGGGCGGTCGCGGATCTCGATCGGGCCCTTGCCCATTTCGCAGCGCTCGGCGCGTTGCTCTATCGCGGGCCGCTGGCGATCCAGGAGCGGCTGTGGATGTGCCAGGTGCGCGACCCCTGGGGCAATTGCATCGGCCTTCGCGGGCCGCGCCCGGGAGAGGGCGGCATCGACAACGACGCGGCGCCCTGA